In one window of Leptolyngbya sp. CCY15150 DNA:
- a CDS encoding type II toxin-antitoxin system VapC family toxin encodes MKILLDTHIFLWFISGDSQLSMDVRDAIRDPDNEVYLSAISVWEAIVKYQLSKLPLPEHPATYLPEQRDRHQIASLPLDESSVTQLAKLPPLHRDPFDRMLICQALQNGLTIATVDKAIRAYSVSVM; translated from the coding sequence ATGAAAATCCTGCTCGATACACACATATTCCTGTGGTTTATCAGTGGTGATAGTCAGTTGTCCATGGATGTTCGGGATGCAATTCGTGATCCAGACAATGAGGTCTATCTGAGCGCAATTTCAGTTTGGGAAGCAATTGTCAAATACCAATTAAGCAAGCTACCACTGCCGGAACATCCTGCAACGTACTTACCCGAACAGCGTGATCGCCATCAAATTGCCAGCCTTCCTCTTGATGAAAGTAGTGTGACTCAACTGGCTAAACTGCCACCGTTACATCGCGATCCATTTGACAGAATGCTTATCTGTCAAGCCTTGCAAAATGGTTTGACGATTGCAACTGTAGATAAAGCCATTCGTGCCTATTCAGTCAGCGTCATGTAA
- a CDS encoding carbohydrate ABC transporter permease has product MATSNPPFWRYTWTYVVLGAIALAMLLPLLWLVSTAFKSPTEDIFQFPPQFIPQEFTLQNFVTVWNSNPFGQYLKNSVIVAVLTVTLNLLFCSLAAYPLARLDFPGRDATFAAIVATILIPFQIVMIPLYILTVQLGLRNTYLGLIFPAIASAFGIFLLRQAFLGVPKELEEAARVDGCSDLGIWWHIMLPAVRPALVTLAIFVFIGSWSDFLWPLIILDRPEYYTLPLGVAKLAGAFSLDWRLIAAGSVISIAPILALFVIMQRYIVPTDAGSGVKG; this is encoded by the coding sequence ATGGCCACCTCCAACCCACCCTTCTGGCGCTATACCTGGACCTATGTCGTCCTAGGAGCGATCGCCCTTGCCATGCTGCTGCCCCTGCTGTGGCTGGTTAGCACCGCGTTTAAGTCACCCACGGAAGATATTTTCCAATTTCCGCCCCAGTTCATTCCCCAAGAGTTCACCCTGCAAAACTTTGTGACGGTGTGGAACAGTAACCCCTTTGGGCAATATCTGAAAAACAGCGTCATCGTTGCTGTGCTCACGGTGACCCTCAACCTCCTCTTCTGTTCCCTTGCCGCCTATCCCTTAGCGCGGCTCGACTTTCCTGGACGGGATGCCACCTTCGCAGCGATCGTGGCCACTATTCTGATTCCCTTTCAGATCGTGATGATTCCCCTCTATATCCTCACCGTGCAGCTTGGGCTACGCAACACCTATCTGGGTTTGATCTTTCCAGCGATCGCCTCTGCCTTCGGCATTTTCCTGCTGCGGCAGGCCTTTCTGGGTGTCCCCAAGGAGCTGGAAGAAGCGGCTCGGGTGGATGGTTGCTCTGATCTGGGCATCTGGTGGCACATCATGCTGCCCGCCGTGCGCCCTGCCCTGGTCACCCTGGCAATCTTCGTCTTTATTGGCTCCTGGAGCGATTTCCTCTGGCCCCTGATCATCCTCGATCGCCCCGAATACTACACCCTGCCCCTAGGCGTTGCCAAACTAGCCGGTGCCTTCTCCCTCGACTGGCGCTTGATCGCCGCTGGCTCTGTGATTTCCATCGCCCCGATTTTGGCCTTGTTTGTGATCATGCAGCGCTACATTGTGCCCACAGATGCTGGCAGTGGCGTCAAGGGCTAG
- a CDS encoding type II toxin-antitoxin system Phd/YefM family antitoxin — translation MLSVTVDELLRDPSKYMRQVEEGETFIIVQAEKAIAELRPISSSSKQLRPFGLCAGKFTVPDDFDAPLPEEILSVFEGT, via the coding sequence ATGTTGAGTGTTACCGTTGATGAACTTCTACGCGACCCTTCAAAGTACATGCGTCAAGTAGAAGAAGGTGAAACTTTTATCATCGTTCAAGCAGAGAAGGCGATCGCTGAACTGAGACCCATCTCGTCGAGCAGTAAGCAGCTACGACCCTTTGGCTTATGTGCTGGCAAGTTCACTGTCCCCGACGATTTTGATGCACCTTTGCCAGAAGAGATTTTGAGTGTATTTGAGGGCACATGA
- a CDS encoding sulfotransferase family 2 domain-containing protein, whose product MLSQDDLLYFIHIPKTAGTTLISLLDAKFDVNEIFPAQLWKELAKIPPDQIGKYRFYRGHFGANGLKSLLPKEPVCLTMLRQPIPLALSTYKFVLREPGTRVHSLAKSSQMSFADFVSHPKTCTRISNKQTRNLSFDIHSAPPNDPVFHYNESRDRVDQWLEKYRITYSDSESLERAKQKLDDCAFFGLVERFNESMALMSYTFGWSPVGTTSKLREATSKAEIDALPTDVRDMLEDYNELDTLLYSYADAAFQERLSAMIQHLHDFAKPGEPRPETWDEDPETMQTLLDRHYTDCQKQRQIPPSEVIRVDFAHALSGSGWHHREKVAVDQTYFRWTGPSTTSTLDVPLSQQADVRVTFRIINAVESGIIDSLSLSVNDTHVALALLDGKGTVVRTYQAVVPKELLESDRPFTRFTFQVAQTRSPRDQEAWQSDMRQLGVALHWMDIHPVEMTDDHPIPPLTQYKNVATVRDLKRLRHRLRRRDRLKYLIKTTPGLRSLYSVYKRMTAR is encoded by the coding sequence ATGTTGAGCCAAGACGACCTGCTGTACTTCATTCACATCCCCAAAACTGCTGGCACCACCCTCATCTCACTGCTGGATGCCAAGTTTGACGTGAATGAAATTTTCCCGGCTCAACTCTGGAAAGAATTGGCCAAAATTCCCCCGGATCAAATTGGCAAGTACCGCTTCTATCGAGGGCATTTTGGAGCCAATGGTCTCAAGTCCCTCCTGCCCAAGGAGCCTGTTTGCCTGACCATGCTGCGGCAGCCCATTCCCCTTGCTCTGTCTACCTATAAGTTTGTGCTGCGGGAGCCTGGCACCCGAGTCCATTCCTTGGCAAAATCTAGCCAGATGAGCTTTGCCGACTTCGTCAGCCATCCCAAAACCTGCACCCGGATTTCCAACAAACAAACCCGTAACCTGTCGTTTGATATCCACAGCGCTCCGCCCAACGATCCGGTCTTTCATTACAACGAGTCTCGCGATCGCGTCGATCAATGGCTGGAAAAATATCGCATCACCTACTCCGACAGCGAAAGCCTAGAGCGGGCTAAGCAAAAGCTAGATGACTGCGCCTTCTTTGGGCTCGTGGAACGCTTCAACGAATCCATGGCCTTGATGAGCTACACCTTTGGCTGGTCGCCCGTGGGCACCACCTCAAAGCTGCGAGAAGCTACTAGCAAGGCAGAAATCGACGCCCTGCCCACCGATGTGCGAGACATGCTGGAGGACTACAACGAGCTGGATACGCTGCTCTATAGCTATGCGGATGCGGCGTTTCAGGAACGCCTATCGGCCATGATTCAGCATCTGCACGACTTTGCCAAGCCTGGTGAACCGCGCCCCGAGACCTGGGACGAGGATCCAGAAACCATGCAAACTCTGCTCGATCGCCACTATACAGACTGCCAAAAACAGCGTCAGATTCCTCCCTCGGAGGTCATCCGGGTTGACTTTGCCCATGCCCTCAGCGGTTCTGGCTGGCACCATCGCGAAAAGGTGGCTGTTGATCAAACCTACTTCCGCTGGACGGGCCCCTCGACGACATCGACGCTGGATGTGCCCCTCTCTCAACAGGCTGATGTGCGCGTCACCTTTCGCATCATTAATGCAGTTGAATCCGGTATCATCGATAGCCTCAGCCTTAGCGTGAACGATACCCACGTGGCCCTGGCCTTGCTGGATGGAAAAGGAACCGTGGTGAGAACCTATCAGGCGGTTGTGCCCAAAGAACTGCTAGAGAGCGATCGCCCCTTCACCCGTTTCACCTTTCAAGTTGCCCAAACGCGATCGCCCCGTGACCAAGAAGCCTGGCAGTCGGATATGCGGCAGCTTGGGGTAGCGCTGCATTGGATGGATATTCACCCTGTCGAAATGACGGATGATCACCCCATACCTCCGCTGACCCAGTACAAAAACGTTGCCACGGTACGCGATCTAAAGCGTTTGCGCCATCGCCTCCGCCGCCGCGATCGCCTCAAGTATTTAATCAAAACCACCCCAGGATTGCGATCGCTCTATTCTGTTTATAAGCGAATGACAGCGCGGTAG
- a CDS encoding DUF2267 domain-containing protein codes for MNTNIAPNTTPSGLPPSVQGIEFLEKVQRRARLEDLYDARDISEVVFRTLRDMMPNEVVDRVTEELQTITPATMGESGVAIADLWQDTNLLVRWLSRVRAPLDISPDSFVFRISQEAGLSQGIAPEDAIAAVFTTLKECLSPERVREVDNYLPSTLRQLWRQV; via the coding sequence ATGAACACGAACATTGCACCCAACACCACACCGTCCGGGTTGCCCCCGAGTGTACAGGGAATTGAGTTTTTAGAGAAAGTGCAGCGGCGCGCCCGCCTAGAAGATCTCTATGATGCCCGAGATATATCCGAGGTGGTCTTCCGCACCCTGCGCGACATGATGCCCAACGAAGTGGTCGATCGCGTCACCGAAGAGCTACAGACGATCACGCCTGCAACCATGGGTGAGTCTGGAGTGGCGATCGCTGACCTCTGGCAAGATACCAACCTGCTGGTACGTTGGCTGAGCCGCGTGCGTGCTCCCCTAGACATTTCTCCCGATAGCTTTGTCTTTCGCATTAGCCAAGAAGCCGGTCTGTCCCAGGGCATTGCCCCCGAGGATGCGATCGCGGCGGTCTTCACCACCCTGAAGGAATGCTTATCTCCTGAACGAGTGCGGGAAGTCGATAATTATCTGCCCAGCACCCTACGTCAGCTTTGGCGTCAGGTCTAG
- a CDS encoding Mo-dependent nitrogenase C-terminal domain-containing protein codes for MTSAVQASFSREQVTVWLRGLLSVAWADGDFDEHEKDMIASLTQDEIAPDANLTTLEPISAVDLANTLGADKNLAENFLRTAVMVAIADGVYSPPEDALLHEFCHELGLSDDMLKSLRLTLEAPAPTFTSVEAGAATSLTRPPIKPGLKPLRPVQDWLDQLDIHDPSVARFLCKMIPPQCPFERDVKVFGRKIVHIPPLCKLNPLYEQLVGLRFRALSFLADDCGEDISPFI; via the coding sequence ATGACGAGCGCAGTTCAAGCGTCCTTCAGTCGTGAACAAGTCACGGTTTGGTTACGAGGTCTACTCAGCGTAGCTTGGGCCGATGGCGACTTTGACGAACACGAAAAGGACATGATTGCCAGCCTCACCCAAGATGAGATAGCCCCTGATGCTAATCTCACCACCCTCGAACCTATCTCTGCGGTAGATCTGGCAAATACTCTCGGTGCCGACAAGAACCTTGCTGAAAATTTCCTGAGGACCGCCGTGATGGTGGCGATCGCCGACGGGGTCTACTCGCCCCCCGAAGATGCCCTCCTTCACGAATTTTGTCACGAGTTGGGTTTATCAGACGATATGTTGAAATCGCTACGCCTTACCCTAGAAGCCCCAGCCCCTACCTTCACTTCCGTTGAGGCTGGAGCCGCTACGTCTCTGACTCGCCCCCCCATCAAGCCAGGTCTAAAACCCCTGCGCCCTGTCCAAGATTGGCTCGATCAGCTCGATATTCATGACCCTAGTGTGGCGCGATTTCTCTGCAAAATGATTCCGCCCCAATGTCCCTTTGAGCGGGATGTCAAGGTCTTTGGCCGCAAGATTGTCCACATTCCACCCCTCTGCAAGCTCAATCCACTCTATGAGCAGTTGGTGGGACTACGGTTTCGGGCTCTATCCTTTTTAGCCGATGACTGTGGTGAAGATATTTCGCCTTTTATCTAA
- a CDS encoding DUF6439 family protein: MVHPSQPLIAETLKTAKSEALADWSTLELAQALAERLAIAPHDWHRLKGHRPSRAKAELASAMVYLLSDRPEEALAHLQQASGWLDRSISAPPCPSHGNH; the protein is encoded by the coding sequence ATGGTACATCCATCCCAACCCCTGATTGCTGAAACGCTGAAAACAGCCAAAAGTGAAGCTCTGGCAGACTGGTCTACCCTCGAATTGGCCCAAGCCCTAGCAGAACGGTTAGCGATCGCGCCCCATGACTGGCATCGCCTCAAGGGACATCGTCCTTCCCGTGCTAAGGCAGAACTGGCTAGCGCTATGGTTTACCTACTGAGCGATCGCCCTGAAGAAGCCCTTGCCCACCTGCAGCAGGCCAGCGGCTGGCTGGATCGATCCATTTCCGCGCCACCCTGTCCTAGCCACGGTAACCATTAA
- a CDS encoding DUF2203 domain-containing protein — protein sequence MPSSPEPSSAPSFDESLAEVETALHKLKDRYAQVQRDRQRRDELRNRIDDIRRIPKGDRTPDLKDELSHIAQQLDDLKLALESDLFTWSSLSEPFWQAVRFGGIGIVIGWLLKAIAG from the coding sequence ATGCCATCTTCTCCAGAGCCCTCGTCGGCACCATCCTTTGATGAATCCCTCGCTGAGGTTGAGACTGCCCTGCACAAGCTCAAAGATCGCTATGCCCAGGTGCAGCGCGATCGCCAGCGCCGAGACGAACTACGCAACCGGATTGATGATATCCGCCGCATTCCCAAGGGCGATCGCACCCCAGACCTCAAGGACGAACTCAGCCATATCGCCCAGCAGCTTGATGACCTGAAGCTGGCGCTAGAAAGTGATCTCTTTACCTGGAGCAGTTTGAGCGAACCCTTTTGGCAAGCCGTGCGGTTTGGTGGCATCGGGATTGTCATCGGCTGGCTGCTAAAGGCGATCGCTGGCTAG
- the asnS gene encoding asparagine--tRNA ligase codes for MTLRRIVEILRTGQPDDAVTIRGWVRTKRELKDFTFVDVNDGSSLTGLQVVLNKDLPSYADIIAQINTGAAVEVSGQLVASLGKGQRIEMQGQTITVHGGADPETYPLQKKRHSFEFLRTIGHLRSRTNTLGAVFRVRNACANAIHQFFQERGFMWVHTPLITASDCEGAGELFAVTNLDLQNVPKTKSGDVDYGQDFFGRPAYLTVSGQLEAEIMAMAFSNVYTFGPTFRAENSNTSRHLAEFWMVEPEMAFCNLDGNMDLAEQFLKYLFQRVLDQCLEDMEFFNQRISDTVLSNADAIINSQFERITYTEAIALLEKSDRTFEYPVSWGLDLQSEHERYLAEELFKRPVIVTDYPVEIKAFYMRLSDDGKTVRAMDVLAPGIGEIIGGSQREERLDILEQRIQAQGMPLEDLWWYRDLRRYGTVEHAGFGLGFERLVQFMTGMANIRDVIPFPRSPLNAEF; via the coding sequence ATGACCCTTCGCCGTATTGTTGAAATCCTTCGAACCGGCCAGCCCGATGATGCCGTCACCATTCGGGGCTGGGTGCGCACCAAGCGTGAACTCAAAGACTTTACCTTTGTGGACGTCAACGACGGCTCCTCCCTCACTGGGCTGCAGGTGGTGCTCAATAAAGACCTGCCCAGCTACGCCGACATCATTGCCCAGATTAATACCGGCGCGGCGGTGGAGGTCAGCGGGCAACTGGTCGCCTCCTTGGGCAAGGGACAGCGCATCGAAATGCAGGGGCAAACCATCACCGTCCATGGCGGTGCCGATCCGGAAACCTATCCATTGCAAAAGAAGCGCCATTCCTTTGAATTTCTGCGCACCATCGGTCATTTGCGATCGCGCACCAACACCCTCGGGGCCGTCTTCCGGGTGCGCAACGCCTGCGCCAACGCCATCCACCAATTTTTCCAAGAGCGCGGCTTCATGTGGGTGCATACGCCGTTGATTACCGCCAGCGACTGTGAAGGGGCGGGGGAACTGTTTGCGGTGACCAATCTAGATCTGCAGAACGTTCCCAAAACCAAAAGCGGCGACGTGGACTATGGCCAAGACTTCTTTGGTCGCCCTGCCTACCTCACCGTCAGCGGGCAATTGGAAGCCGAGATCATGGCCATGGCGTTTAGCAATGTCTACACCTTTGGCCCCACCTTCCGCGCCGAAAATTCCAACACCTCCCGCCACCTCGCCGAGTTTTGGATGGTGGAGCCGGAGATGGCATTCTGCAACCTGGATGGCAATATGGATTTGGCGGAGCAGTTCCTCAAATATCTCTTCCAGCGGGTGCTAGACCAATGTCTTGAAGATATGGAGTTCTTCAATCAACGGATTAGCGATACGGTGCTGTCCAATGCGGATGCAATTATCAACAGCCAGTTTGAACGGATTACCTATACAGAGGCGATCGCCCTCCTAGAAAAAAGCGATCGCACCTTCGAGTATCCGGTTTCCTGGGGGCTAGACCTACAGTCGGAACATGAGCGCTACCTGGCCGAAGAGTTGTTCAAACGTCCGGTGATCGTCACCGACTACCCCGTTGAGATCAAAGCCTTCTACATGCGCCTCAGCGATGATGGCAAAACCGTGCGGGCCATGGACGTTTTGGCACCGGGCATCGGTGAAATTATCGGCGGCTCCCAGCGGGAAGAACGGCTCGATATCCTAGAACAACGCATCCAAGCCCAGGGAATGCCCTTGGAAGACCTTTGGTGGTATCGGGATCTGCGCCGCTATGGCACCGTAGAACATGCGGGCTTTGGCCTCGGATTTGAACGGCTAGTGCAGTTTATGACTGGCATGGCCAACATTCGCGACGTCATTCCCTTTCCGCGATCGCCCCTCAATGCTGAGTTTTAG
- a CDS encoding S8 family peptidase produces MDAKAFQNPIQRMLGRAGVETSARESGPAVWSRILSSRSRSFRPGRAAIQPSDALQGVLRPTDALNPKRRNRYSDDYVLSGLNEGDRIRITLTSNRFDPFLQVIDATNGKVLRQNDDISQTNTNSRINLVAEAGVEYRIRVTSYAQFETGAYNLATRALSLAPSNPSDPSNPGTINNFNFSYGYGLVDAAAAVASAAGRAPFASAPPLGGSAWGLDMLNAPAAWNQGHTGQDIVVAVLDTGVDYNHVDLRGNIWQNPGEIAGNGIDDDGNGYVDDVQGWKFVDSDSNNPMDFEGHGTHVAGIIAGLNNGVGVTGVAHNAKIMPVKVIDGRDDGSYRLFDRNVADGIRYAVDNGAHVVNLSLGNYIGDPDMTRTRAALSYARDAGVVVVMASGNERQEGARRPIQPAYYALDDLGIAVGAVNSSRRVANFSNPAGNVPLDFVVAPGVNIRSTVLRNRYESYSGTSMASPFVAGVAALMMGANPNLSPAQVEEILKATAVIQGVQA; encoded by the coding sequence GTGGATGCAAAAGCCTTCCAAAATCCTATCCAACGGATGCTTGGGCGCGCCGGTGTTGAAACATCTGCTCGTGAATCTGGCCCCGCCGTTTGGTCTCGTATTCTGTCGTCCCGCAGCCGTTCTTTCAGACCTGGCCGCGCAGCTATCCAACCGAGTGATGCGCTCCAGGGGGTTCTTAGACCCACCGATGCCCTCAACCCCAAACGACGCAACCGCTACTCCGATGACTATGTGCTGTCCGGCCTCAACGAGGGCGATCGCATTCGTATTACGCTCACCTCCAACCGCTTTGATCCATTTCTGCAGGTGATTGATGCCACCAACGGCAAGGTGCTTCGGCAGAATGATGACATTAGTCAAACGAACACCAACTCCCGCATTAATTTAGTGGCTGAAGCTGGGGTCGAGTATCGCATTCGAGTGACCAGCTATGCTCAATTCGAAACCGGAGCCTACAACCTTGCTACCCGCGCTCTGTCGCTGGCCCCCTCCAATCCGTCTGATCCGTCTAACCCCGGCACCATCAACAACTTCAACTTTTCCTATGGCTATGGGCTAGTTGACGCTGCTGCTGCTGTCGCCTCAGCGGCGGGTCGAGCTCCCTTTGCAAGTGCTCCACCGTTGGGCGGCAGTGCTTGGGGGCTAGATATGCTTAACGCTCCTGCTGCTTGGAACCAAGGCCATACCGGTCAAGATATCGTTGTTGCGGTGTTGGATACCGGCGTGGACTACAACCATGTTGATCTGCGCGGCAATATCTGGCAAAATCCTGGCGAAATTGCCGGAAACGGCATTGATGATGATGGTAACGGCTACGTGGATGATGTGCAGGGCTGGAAGTTTGTCGATAGCGACAGCAACAACCCGATGGATTTTGAAGGGCATGGCACCCATGTCGCCGGAATTATTGCTGGTCTAAACAATGGTGTGGGGGTTACGGGTGTGGCCCACAATGCCAAAATCATGCCCGTGAAGGTGATTGATGGTCGGGATGACGGCTCCTATCGCCTGTTTGACCGCAACGTAGCTGATGGCATTCGCTACGCGGTCGATAACGGTGCTCATGTTGTGAACCTGAGCCTAGGCAACTATATCGGTGATCCAGACATGACCCGCACTCGCGCAGCCCTGTCCTATGCCCGCGATGCGGGTGTGGTGGTGGTGATGGCATCGGGGAATGAACGCCAAGAGGGGGCACGCCGACCGATTCAGCCCGCCTATTATGCCTTGGATGATCTGGGGATTGCAGTGGGTGCGGTGAACTCGTCTCGGCGGGTTGCCAACTTCTCAAATCCAGCCGGTAACGTGCCCCTAGATTTTGTAGTCGCTCCAGGGGTCAACATTCGCTCAACCGTGCTCCGCAATCGCTATGAAAGCTACAGCGGTACATCGATGGCATCGCCATTTGTGGCTGGAGTAGCCGCGTTGATGATGGGCGCTAATCCCAACCTATCGCCAGCACAGGTAGAGGAAATTCTCAAGGCTACCGCCGTGATTCAAGGCGTGCAGGCCTAG
- a CDS encoding GNAT family N-acetyltransferase, with product MANESHRTISHRVDVTTWYLELLSPDEFRPAWSDRPELTVIQAELPCPELSRFLYASVGGDWHWRDRLPWSYAHWQAYLQQPTVQTWVAYLRGTPAGYVELHHQPQQRNSVELAYFGLLKPFLGQGIGKHLLSTGIQKAWDMGGDRVWVHTCSLDGPYALKNYEARGFKQYQQTHCTETLPLEPIGPWPGAYDDRPPEQPSPSRERSPGI from the coding sequence ATGGCCAACGAATCTCACCGCACCATATCTCACCGCGTTGACGTCACCACTTGGTATTTAGAACTACTTAGCCCCGATGAGTTTCGTCCCGCCTGGAGCGATCGCCCTGAGCTCACCGTCATCCAAGCCGAACTCCCCTGTCCTGAACTCAGCCGCTTTCTCTACGCCAGCGTCGGCGGTGATTGGCATTGGCGCGATCGCCTCCCCTGGAGCTATGCCCACTGGCAAGCCTATCTCCAGCAGCCCACCGTGCAAACCTGGGTGGCCTACCTGCGGGGCACGCCTGCGGGGTATGTAGAACTGCACCACCAGCCGCAGCAGCGCAACAGCGTGGAACTGGCCTACTTTGGCTTACTCAAACCCTTTCTCGGGCAGGGCATTGGCAAACATTTGCTGAGCACGGGCATTCAAAAAGCTTGGGACATGGGGGGCGATCGCGTTTGGGTACACACCTGTTCCCTAGATGGCCCCTATGCGCTGAAAAACTACGAAGCTCGCGGTTTCAAGCAGTATCAGCAAACCCACTGCACCGAAACCCTACCCCTAGAACCTATCGGCCCCTGGCCCGGTGCCTATGACGACCGACCGCCAGAACAGCCCTCGCCCAGTCGGGAGCGATCGCCTGGCATCTAG
- a CDS encoding glycosyltransferase family 1 protein: protein MSQIVVNASFVSKRPTGLSIYTRNVVPHLSNLQPIVLTPEAIAPHDAHPQVPPTMTPDQGSRGHARRLVWTQTRLLEIYRQSNAPLLFTPVPEAPLFAQCRYVVTVHDLIPLRFPKRWSPLTPYFRHYVPAVLRQAQHIVCNSHTTARDVCDRFSIPAQRLTPIPLACDTDHFRFLDLPTQPYFLYIGRYDPYKNLGRVVAALGAMPRSLACELWIAGSPDDRYQPALQQQAEDLGVGDRLRWLDYVPYDHLPILLNQALALVFPSLWEGFGLPVLEAMACGTPVITSNLSSLPEVAGDAALLVDPYDTRAIAQAMQTMVSDDQTRSQLRQAGLARAQLFSWEKTGAATQAILRDCLDHLA, encoded by the coding sequence ATGTCTCAGATCGTTGTCAACGCCTCTTTTGTTTCCAAGCGTCCCACAGGGCTTAGCATCTACACCCGCAACGTCGTGCCCCACTTGAGCAACCTGCAGCCCATTGTGCTCACCCCGGAAGCGATCGCTCCCCATGACGCCCATCCCCAAGTGCCGCCCACCATGACCCCTGACCAAGGATCCCGAGGTCATGCCCGCCGCTTAGTCTGGACTCAAACCCGCCTCTTGGAAATCTATCGCCAAAGCAACGCACCCCTTTTGTTCACGCCGGTACCCGAAGCGCCTTTATTCGCCCAATGTCGCTATGTGGTTACGGTTCACGACCTGATTCCCCTCCGATTTCCCAAGCGCTGGTCGCCCCTCACGCCCTACTTCCGCCACTACGTACCCGCCGTGCTGCGCCAGGCCCAGCATATTGTGTGCAACTCCCACACCACTGCTCGGGATGTATGCGATCGCTTTTCGATCCCCGCCCAGCGCCTCACCCCCATTCCCCTGGCCTGTGATACCGATCATTTCCGCTTCCTCGACCTACCAACTCAGCCCTACTTCCTCTACATCGGCCGCTATGATCCCTACAAAAACCTAGGGCGAGTAGTGGCGGCTTTAGGCGCAATGCCGCGATCGCTTGCCTGTGAGCTGTGGATTGCCGGTAGCCCAGATGACCGCTACCAGCCAGCCCTACAGCAGCAGGCCGAGGATCTGGGGGTGGGCGATCGCCTGCGCTGGCTCGACTATGTGCCCTACGATCACCTGCCGATTTTGCTGAACCAAGCGCTCGCCCTGGTTTTTCCCAGCCTCTGGGAGGGGTTTGGCTTACCCGTCCTAGAAGCCATGGCCTGCGGAACACCGGTGATTACCTCCAACCTGTCGTCCCTGCCCGAGGTGGCTGGCGATGCGGCGCTGTTGGTGGATCCCTACGATACAAGAGCGATCGCCCAGGCCATGCAGACCATGGTGAGCGATGACCAAACGCGATCGCAGCTACGCCAGGCCGGTTTGGCCCGGGCCCAGCTCTTTAGCTGGGAAAAAACCGGTGCCGCCACCCAAGCCATTCTGCGCGACTGTTTAGACCATTTAGCCTAG